Within Raineyella sp. W15-4, the genomic segment GGCGATCGTCGGGATGGCCGGGCTGCGCGGCACTCGCCCGGCCGCGACCACCGGGGGCCACTCCGCCGATCCGGCGCCGGCCGGCCGCCCGTTCCGGCGGGTCCTCGCCGACCCCGGCTACCAGGCCGCCCTGGCGTGCAACTTCGCCACCGGATGGACGTCGCTCGGCATCCGCAGCTCGCTCACGCCGGTGCTGGTGGTGGAGGTGCTGCACCGCGATCCGATCTGGACCGGGCTGGCGATGGCGATCGCCTCGGTCGTGCAGACCATCGCCCTGCGGCCCGCCGGGTGGTTCGTCGACCGGGTGGGACGTCGACCCGCGATGATCGCCGGCAGTGTCATCGGTGCGGTGGCGATGCTGGCGGTGGCCTTCGTGCCGGACATCTGGACGCTGATCGGGGTGCTGTGTGTCTACGCCCTCGCGGTGTCCCTGATGGGCACCGCCCCCGCCGCGACGGTGGGGGACATCGCCGGCCCCCGGTCGGGCATGCCGGTGGCGGTCTTCTCGATGGCCTCCGACACCGGCCAGATCCTCGGGCCGATCCTCGCCGGTGTCATCGCCGACCGGGCCGGGATCCCGTTCGCGTACCTGACGGCTACCCTGCTGATGGGCCTGGCGGCGCTCGCCTCCGCGCGGATGCCGCGCCGGACGCCGGCCAGTTCCCCGAAGGAGACCGTACGATGACCCGCCTTCCCCTCCACGACCTGGTGGCGCCCGACTGGGCCGAGGTGCTGGCCCCGGTGGAGCCGGTGGTGGCCCGGATGGGCGACTTCCTCCGTGCCGAACTCGCCGAGGGGCGCGGCTACCTGCCGGCCGGTGACCGGGTGCTGCGCGCCTTCACCCGCCCGCTGGCCGAGGTCCGGGTGCTGATCGTCGGCCAGGACCCGTACCCCACCCCGGGGCACCCGGTGGGGCTGAGCTTCTCGGTCGCCCCGGACGTGTCGCCGCTGCCGGCGAGCCTGCGCAACATCTACGCCGAGCTGCAGTCCGACCTCGGCATCCCGCCGGCCCCGAACGGCGATCTGACCGGCTGGTTCGAGCAGGGCGTGCTGCTGCTCAACAGATGCCTCACCGTCCAGCCCGGCAAGCCCGCCTCGCACCGCGGGAAGGGCTGGGAGGAGGTCACCGAGACCGCGATCCGGGCGCTGGCGCGGCGCGGTGGGCCGCTGGTGGCCATCCTGTGGGGGCGCGACGCCCGCAACCTGGCCCCGATGCTGGCGCCGGTCCCGGTGATCGAGAGCGCGCATCCGTCGCCGCTCAGCGCCCGGAACGGGTTCTTCGGGTCCCGGCCGTTCAGCCGGGCGAACGCCCTGCTGGTGGAGCAGGGCGGGCAGCCGATCGACTGGGACCTGCGACACTGCGGCTGAGCGACGCCGGGCCCGCGCCCCGGCCTGCTCAGGCGGTGCGGACCAGGTGGGACTCCAGATGCCGGGCCATCGGCTGCCCCACCGCCGCCATGTCGAGCACCGTCTCCAGGGTGTCGCCGCTGATCCGGTACGTACGCCTGGTCGCCGAGACCTCCTTGGCGGTCGAGGTCGACCAGACCCGGGCCTCCAGCTCGAGCGCCAGCCCGTCCTCGGTGGTCCGCAGGACCCCCTCGGCCAGCTCCACCTGACCGGTCGGCAGGGCGAGGACGAACTCGAGGTGACCGTCGCCGGTGTGCCGCAGGTAGCCGGTCTCCTGGTGCAGCGGGCTGCCGTCGGCACCGCGGGTGCGCTGGGTGTAGCCGAGGAAGGGCTTGCCGACGAAGGCGAAGGTGATCTCCTCGTGATAGGTGAACGGGCTGATGGTCGGGTATCCGCCGGTGCCTTCGCCGGCCCAGGTGCCGACGAGCCGGGCGAGCGGGACGAGGTGGGGAGTGAGCTCCATGGCTGGATCGTAGCGACTCCGGTCGATGCCCCAGGGGGCATCCAGTGAGGTACGGATCACACCGGCGAAGCCCGGCCGGATCCGCCGAACACCGGCCTCTCGACATTCCCCCACCGGTATCCTGAAAGGACCCGCGGGTCGCACCACCCGCCTACCCACGTGGTCCGGAGCCAGCGGGTGGGTCACGGTGTCGAAGGAGACTCCGATGAAGGCATGGCAGTTCACCGGGACGAACCATCCGCTCCAGCTCAACGAGGTTCCCGAACCGCAGGCGGGCCCCGGGACGGTGGTGGTGGAGGTGAAAGCGGCCGGCGTCTGCCACTCGGATGTGACCGCCCTGGACGATCCGGGCTGGATGCCGTTGTTCCCGATCCTGCCACGGACCATGGGCCACGAGAACGCCGGCGTCATCACCGAGGTCGGCGCGGGCATGGCGGCCTGGCAGGTGGGTGACCGGGTGGGATTGGCCCCGGTGATGCCCGACGGGGACGCCCTCGGCTACGGCAAGTGGGACGGTGGATTCGGACCGAAGCTGCTGGCGACCCGGGCCAATCTGGTCCGGCTTCCCGACGAGGTGCCGTTCGACCTCGGGGCGATGGCCACCGATGCCGGTCTGACCGCCTACCACGCGATGATGACGACCGGCGGCTGCCGAGCAGGCATGAAGGTCGGCGTCATCGGGCTGGGTGGTCTGGGATACGTCGGGGCCCGCGTCGCGGTGCTCACCGGCGCCGAGGTCTACGCGGCCGAGGTCTCCCCGAAGACCCGGGAACTCGCCGGTGAGATCGGCCTCACCGACGTCGCCGACTCGATCACCGCCTTCAGGGACAAGGGCCTGGACCTCGTCGTCGACTACGCCGGTTTCGGCACCACCACCGCGGAGGGCCTGGAGGCGCTGACCGAGTTCGGCACCCTGGTCCAGGTGGGGATGGGCAGGCTGGAGGCGACGATCAGCACCTACCCGTTGATCATCAACCAACTGTCCCTCAAGGGCTCCAAGTCGGGGACCGTCGAGGAC encodes:
- a CDS encoding MFS transporter; protein product: MTRPAPLPHAGADRLPADVYVLAVISFFVAVGFGVVIPVLPVFARDFGVGQLETGFVVSAFAVMRLVTSPLTGRLIDRAGERAVLTVGILIVAASSAAMGAAQSYEQLLLFRAAGGIGSSMFTVSAMTLLIRSVSDSHRGRATGTFQTGFLIGNMAGPAVGGLLAAVSIRVPFFFYAATLVAAAIVGMAGLRGTRPAATTGGHSADPAPAGRPFRRVLADPGYQAALACNFATGWTSLGIRSSLTPVLVVEVLHRDPIWTGLAMAIASVVQTIALRPAGWFVDRVGRRPAMIAGSVIGAVAMLAVAFVPDIWTLIGVLCVYALAVSLMGTAPAATVGDIAGPRSGMPVAVFSMASDTGQILGPILAGVIADRAGIPFAYLTATLLMGLAALASARMPRRTPASSPKETVR
- a CDS encoding uracil-DNA glycosylase → MTRLPLHDLVAPDWAEVLAPVEPVVARMGDFLRAELAEGRGYLPAGDRVLRAFTRPLAEVRVLIVGQDPYPTPGHPVGLSFSVAPDVSPLPASLRNIYAELQSDLGIPPAPNGDLTGWFEQGVLLLNRCLTVQPGKPASHRGKGWEEVTETAIRALARRGGPLVAILWGRDARNLAPMLAPVPVIESAHPSPLSARNGFFGSRPFSRANALLVEQGGQPIDWDLRHCG
- a CDS encoding FABP family protein gives rise to the protein MELTPHLVPLARLVGTWAGEGTGGYPTISPFTYHEEITFAFVGKPFLGYTQRTRGADGSPLHQETGYLRHTGDGHLEFVLALPTGQVELAEGVLRTTEDGLALELEARVWSTSTAKEVSATRRTYRISGDTLETVLDMAAVGQPMARHLESHLVRTA
- a CDS encoding zinc-binding dehydrogenase, with amino-acid sequence MKAWQFTGTNHPLQLNEVPEPQAGPGTVVVEVKAAGVCHSDVTALDDPGWMPLFPILPRTMGHENAGVITEVGAGMAAWQVGDRVGLAPVMPDGDALGYGKWDGGFGPKLLATRANLVRLPDEVPFDLGAMATDAGLTAYHAMMTTGGCRAGMKVGVIGLGGLGYVGARVAVLTGAEVYAAEVSPKTRELAGEIGLTDVADSITAFRDKGLDLVVDYAGFGTTTAEGLEALTEFGTLVQVGMGRLEATISTYPLIINQLSLKGSKSGTVEDLAGVYELMRTGSLNPPMNRITQADIPAAIDKLRAGGVIGRFIALYD